ACAGGCCATAAGTGGTGAACACGTAGTTGAGCGCTGCGAACTTGTCGCCGAAGGTGCCCGGCGCCTTCACGCCGTCGAACAGCGTGTCAGCGATCTTCTTGCCCTCGAGGTTCTCCGACTCGAGCACATCGCTGAGGTCTTCGAGCTGGTCGAGGATGGTGTTCCAGCCGATCGAGTTCGCGCCGGAGTTGTCGACGAGGTCCGGCGGGTTCCCACCGACGAACCGCGGCTGCAGCTCCTGCGCGATCTTGGTGGAGGCGGAGACCTTGGCGGTGACGCCGTCCAGGCCCTTGTTGCCCGCCATGATCTTGGCCGCGTTCTCGACGTAGTCGACGCCGTAGCCGCCGTCGAAGATGACTGCGTCGACCTCGGTGTTGGCAGCGACGCCGAACGGGTTGTCTGCGGTGACTTCACCCTTGGCGCCGCCACCGCCTCCTCCGCCGCCTGGTGCTGCGCAGGAGGCGAGCGACATGCCAAATGGCAGCAGCAGCGCCGTCGCTGCCGCGCCGCGCAACAGGTTGCGGCGGCTGATGGAGGTTTGTGTGAGTTCCATCTTCGTACCTTTCGTTTTGGTGTTCGGGTTCTGGTGTTCCGGGGATCCGATCAGGTGCCCCGGCGGATTCGACCGCGGTAGCGGTCTTCGAGGACGGAGTTGTGCTCATCGCCGCCGGGAATGTTCGCGGAGATGTACATCGGGGGCGTGTCGCCGCGGTCGGCGATGGTGCGTGCCACGCCGAGCGTGAGCAGCTGCGCGATGTACGCCGCGGTGATCGACGAGATCGCACCGGCGCCGATGCCTCCGGAGACTTCGAGAGTCGTATCGCCATAGGGGGCGAGATTGTCGATCACGACGTCGGCGACGTCGGCGAGGCGTCTGCCGGACGGATGCTTCGGCTCGACGCGCATGGTGTGCTCCATGCTCGTCACCGCGATCACGCTGTGACCGCGCTCCTTCGCCCACAGCGCTGCGCCGACGATCGAACCGTTCACCCCGGAGTTCGAGGCGATCATGAAGACGTCGTTCTCGCCGACCGGGACCGTCGCCATCAGTTCTTCGACCAACCAGGGCTCTCGCTCCAGCGCGGGCGTCAGCACGCCGATCTCGCGATCGCCGTGCAGCACGAGGTCGCGGAGAGCGAAGTGATTGGTCGGGATCAACCCGCCTGCGCGCCCGGAGATCTCCATAGCGAAGGCTTCGGAGTGCCCTGTGCCGAAGGCATGGATCACTCCGCCGGCGTCCAAGGCGCCGACCATCAGCTCGATCGCCGGGTCGAGGGAGCCCGCCTCGGCATCGGCAGTCAGGCGAGTGAGGCGTTCGTTCGCCTCACGGAAGAGATCGGACGGTGTCGCGGTCAACTTGCTTCCTCCTGGAGTTCCGATCGGGCTTCCGGCGAACGGGAGTTCAGCTTCCGAGGTCGACGGTGCCCCGACACGGCCGTCGCGGTGGCGGCGAGCCGCCTCGTGGCCGGATCGAACATCTGCTGCGCGATGAGGAGATAGAGCAGATCGATCACGAAGAGCTGCGAGTGCTTCACCGACATGTCGTCAGGGCGCAGGTAGCCGACAGGTGCCGCCGTGGTTATCGACACATCGGCGATATCCGCGATCCAGCTCTCGTCGTCGTGAGTGATCGCAACAGTGAGCGCGCCGACGGCACCCGCCTGGGCGAGCATCTGCACTGTCTCGTTGGTCTGCCCAGTGCTGGACACTCCGATCGCGACGGAGCTCTCACTCTGCAGGACGGCGCTGGCCAGACCGTCGTGCACATCCGACCAGGCATGCGCACTGATTCCGATGCGGTGCATCCTGCGCTGGAACTCCTGAGCGATTCCTGCGCTGCCGCCGAGGCCGTAGATGTCGACGTGCGTGCTGGCGGTGATCGCGCGCGCGGCCCGACCGACAGCATCCAGGTCGATGCCTTCTCGGGTGGTCTCGAGGCCGCTCACATGCACGTTGAGCAGCGTGCGCAGGATCTTCTCCGGCGAATCCGTCGGCTCGAACTCGGCACCGATGTCGGTGAGCCAGGCATGCTCGGCGGCAGCGTGCCCCAGTTCGGTCGCGATCGCGACACGGAACTGGGTGTATCCGTCGAAGCCGAGCGAGCGGCAGAAACGCGTGACGCTCGCAGGGGAGCTTCCCGACCGCTCAGCGAGTTCCGTGATCGTCAGCTCCGCGGGAGTGGTCGGGTGCGAGATCACTAGATCGGCGATCCGGGCCAGAGCGACCGGCATGGCATGACGGCGCTCGGCGATACGGCTGACGATCGCGCCGTTGCCGGTGTTCATACTGCGTGGCACCATTGCCTCCAGAACTCACTCTCGCAGGAAGTTCCCGTTTGGATGAAAACTATTCTCACCGTCAGGGTGCGTCAAGTTAGGACGCGTAACAAATGGGTCACGACATTCTGATGCTCGGAGTGGATGCGGGCGGAACATCGACCAGGGCGGTGCTGACGACCGGTGAGGGCGAGTGCATCGGCTACGGCGTCGGCGGGCGCGGGAACCCCATCGCTGTGGGTCCCGACCGCGCGGCGGACGGTGTGCTCGATGCCATCGCGCTGGCGCTCGCGCCGTCCGCCCGCACCCTGGCCGAGGTGGAAGTCGTCACCGCGGCCATGGCAGGGCAGCGCGCCGAAGACGGCGAAGGCGGATGGCTGGCCGACCGGCTCGCTGCCGAGGGATTCAGCGGCCGGCTCACCTTCGAGTCGGATCTGATGGCGACATACGCCAGCGGTTCGGTGGAGCCCTTCGGCTACGCGATCGTTGCCGGCACCGGGGCGTCCGCAGTCCGCGTCGCCGGTGGCCGTATCGACGCGACGGCGGATGGGCTGGGCTGGTTGCTGGGAGATCGTGGCAGCGGCTTCTGGATCGGGCACCGGGTGGCGCGGGCGGTCGTGCGGGATCTGGATCATGCGGGACCGGCGACGGTGCTGACGCGCGGCGTGCTGGAGCATCTCGGCATCGTCGAGGATGCGACACGCAGAGAGGGGCGCTCTCGCACGCTCGAACAGTTGGTCGAGACGTTGTACGCCATGCGGCCGATCGAGCTCGCTGCTCTCGCACCGCTCGCCTTCGTGGCCGGTGATCCGGTGGCCGAGAGCATTCTGCGGCGAGCGGGCGAGCACCTCGCCGATTCGCTCGCCGCAGTTCTGGCCGGCCCGGGGCCGCTCGTCGTCGGAGGCAGCGTGCTCTTTCGCCCGACCCCCGTCAGAGACGCGTTCCTCCACCGTCTCGGCGCTGCTGCGGCGGGCCTCGAGCTGATTCCGGTCATCGACGGTGCGGTCGGCGCCGGGCTGCTCGCGGTGCGTGCCGGCGGCGCGCGCGTGTCGTCCGAGACATTCGCCAGGCTCAGCGAGACGCTCTCGCGCTTCCGGTGATCCCGCGCGATGCCACATCATCCTCGAAAGCTACTCTATGATCGTAATTTGGGGCAAGCAATCAAAAACAAGCATTGAGCGGAAGGCATCCACACATGGCCAATTCGGTCCCCGGCGCATACATGCGCGAGGAACTCCTCTCCCAGCCGCAGACCTGGGCGCGCGCCGCCGAGATGCGCGACGAGCAGAAGGTGCTCCCGGCCGCGGGTGCACGTGTCGCCGTCGTGGGTTGCGGCACGTCCTGGTTCATCGCGCAGTCGTACGCCGCGCTGCGCGAGACGGCCGGTCTCGGCGTGACGGACGCTTACGCGGCATCCGAGGCGTTCCTCGATCGTGACTACGACGCCGTCGTGGCGCTCACGCGCTCTGGGACCACCAGCGAGGTGCTGGAGCTCACTGAGCAGGTCAAGGGGAAGGTCCCGGTCATCGGCGTGATCGGCGACCCGACTTCGCCACTGGTCGACCTCGTCGACGAGGTCGTGCTGCTGCCCTTCGCCGACGAGCAATCGGTCGTGCAGACGCGCTTCGCCACCACCGCGCTCACACTGTTCCGCGCCTCGCTCGGCCTCCACGACGACGTCGCCCGTTCGATCGCGGATGCCGAAGCGGTGCTCGCGACCGCAGACGATAGCACGCTTACCGAAGCAGAGCAGTACACATTCCTCGGGCGTAACTGGACCATCGGTCTCGCGCATGAGGCTGCGCTGAAGATGCGCGAGTCCTCGCAGTCCTGGACGGAGTCGTATCCTTCGATGGACTACCGCCATGGCCCGATCGCGATCGCCGCGCCCGGCCGCATCACCTGGCAGTTCGGCGTCGCTCCCGAAGGGCTCGCAGGCCAGATCGAGGCCACCGGCGGCCGCTTCGTGCAGCACGACGTCGATCCGCTCGCCGACCTCGTACGACTGCACCGCGTCGCACTCGATCGCGCCGTGGCCAAGGGACTCAACCCGGATCTCCCCCGAAACCTCAGCCGATCGGTCATTCTGGACGCGTGATGTCCGCAGCAGCGATCGACCCGCCCAGCATCGGCGAGGGTGCGCCCGTACTCGCCTTCGACGTCGGAGGCACCGACATCAAGTCGGCGATCTTCGACGCGAACGGCATCGCACTCGGGCTGCGTCGCACGCCGACCCCGGCTCTGGGTGACGACCCGGCTGCGGCGCTGATCGAAGAGCTCGCCCGTCTCTCGGACGAGCTGCGGGCGCAGCATCCGGAAGTCGCACCTGCGGCCCTCGGCTTCGTCGTGCCGGGCATCGTCGATGCGGATGCCGGGATCGGCGTCTTCGCGAGCAACCTGGGGTGGCGCGATGCGCCGCTGCGTGCGCTTGCCGCTGAACGGCTGCAGCTGCCGATCGCCTTCGATCACGACGTGCGCTCCGCGAGCTGGGCAGAGCACCAGCTCGGCGGCGCCCGCGCACATGACGACGTCGTCGTGCTGATCATCGGCACCGGTATCGCCGGAGCGATCCTCGTGGGCGGCGAGCCATACACCGCGGGCGGCTACGCCGGCGAGATCGGGCATTCCCCGATCGCTGACGGCCCCGTGTGCGCGTGCGGTGCGCGCGGCTGCCTCGAGGCCGTCGCTTCTGCGGGGGCCATCGCCCGCCGCTATGCCGCAGAGACCGGCACCACTCCGGACGGCGCCAGGGATGTGATCGCACGTGCTGCCGCCGGCGACACTGTCGCCGCGCGCATCTGGGACGACGCGCTCGACGCGCTCACGATGTCGCTCGCACAGCTGACCGCGATGTTCGCGCCGGAGGCGATCGTGATCGGCGGCGGCCTCTCCCGCGCCGGGGGCGCACTGTTCGACGAGCTGCGCAGGCGGCTGGCGGCCAGGCTCAGTTTCCATCGGCTGCCGGAACTGCTGCCGGCCGAGCTTCAAGGCGACGCCGGGCTCATCGGCGCAGCCCTGCGCGCGAGGGAGTCGACATGATCGTCACCGTCACGGCGAACCCCGCACTCGACCTGACGTGGGAGATCGACCGCATCGAGATCGGTGCCGCGCACCGCGCAGACACCGGTGCCGTTCGCGCCGGCGGCAAGGGTCTCAACGTCGCAAGGGTCGCTCACGCCCAGGGATATCCGGTTCGTGCGGTGACGACCTGCGGCGGCGCGACCGGTGCAGAGCTGCGCGCCGAGCTCGAGGCGAGCGGGGTGCCGCACCTGCTCGTTCCGGTCGCCGCGCCGACCCGGCGCAGCGTCGCGTGGGTCGACCGTGCGCTCGGAGACACCACGATCGTCAATGAGCGCGGTGCGAATCCGAGCGCCGACGAATGGGCGGCATTCAGTGACGTCGTGCGCGCAGAGGCCGCCGCTGCATCGGTGCTGGTGATCTCCGGGAGCTTCCCGCCCGGTGCACCGCCGACGCTTCTGCCGGAACTCATCACCGCAGGCGCCGGGCGGCCCGTGATCGTCGACACGTCGGGCCCCGCGCTGCTCGCGGCGGCGGATGCCGGGGTCGCGGTGCTCAAGCCCAACAAAGCCGAACTCGCGGAAGCCACCGGGCTCGCCGATCCGATCGCCGGGGCTCGCGAGCTTCTGCGCCGCGGTGCGGGTCTCGTGCTGCTCTCGCTCGGCGCCGACGGCATGTACGCGGTCACGACCGATCGGCTGCTGCGCGCATGCCTGCCTGAGCCGCTCGCCGGGAACCCGACGGGGGCGGGAGATGCCGCTGTCGCGGCCGCGGCGACGCTGCTGACCGACGGCACCAGCGATCCCGAATCGATCCTGCGTCGTGCGACCGCCTGGTCGGCAGCAGCCGTGCTCATGCCTCTGGCCGGCGAGATCCATCCGACCTGGCGTGACATTGAACGAGCGCTGATCGTGGACACCTTTCCCGCCCCGACGCACCATCTGGAAGAGCCCGCATGACCCTCGTCTCCGCCGCCGACCTCGTCCGCGAGGCTGCCGCCCGCAACCGTGGCATCGGCGCCTTCAACGTGATCCACCTCGAGACCGCCGAGGCACTGGTCGCGGCATCCGCTCAGGCTCGGCTCCCGGTCATCCTGCAGATCTCGCAGAACTGCGCGAAGTATCACGGCGCGCTCGAGCCGATCGCCCTGGCGACGCTCGCCGTCGCTCGCAGGGCCGAGACACCGGTCGCCGTGCACCTCGATCACGCCGAGCTGCCAGAACTCGTGGACGAGGCCATCGCGCTCGGATTCGGATCGGCGATGTTCGACGGCGGCGCCCTGCCCTACGACGAGAACGTCGCCCTGACCCGTGAGGTCGCGGCCCGCGCGCACGCGGCCGGCGTCTACGTCGAAGGCGAGCTGGGCGAGGTCGGCGGGAAGGACGGCGCCCACGCGCCGGGCGTGCGCACCGATCCTGACGAGGCCAGCGCGTTCGTCGCCGAGACCGGAGTTGACGCGCTCGCCGTCGCTGTGGGGTCGTCCCACGCAATGACCGATCGCAGCGCATCCCTCGACGTCGACCTCATCGCGCGGCTGAGAGGAGCCCTCGATGTGCCGTTGGTGCTGCACGGGTCGTCCGGCGTCGCGGATGCTGTCATCATGGATGCCGTGCACGCCGGTATGACCAAGATCAACGTCTCCACACATCTGAACGGTTTCTTCACACGGGCCGTGCGTCAGACGCTCGACGCCGATGAGCGCCTGGTCGACTCGCGCAAGTACATCGCCCCCGGCCGTGCGGCGGTCGTCGACGAGGCCGCCCGGATGCTGCGGCTGTTCGCCCTGCAGGGCGCGTGATGAAGCGGGCGGCTCGACTGAGTGCGATCCTCGATCTGCTGGCGACGCAGGGGGAGGTCACGGTCGATGAGCTGGTGGAGCAGCTCGATGCGTCTCCGGCGACGGCCAGGCGCGACCTCGACAGCCTCGCGGAGCAGCGGTTGCTCACCCGCACGCATGGTGGAGCGGTTGCGCAGTCGGTCGCCTACGAGCTGCCCATCAGGTACAAGAGCCATCACCGCACCGATGAGAAAGCGCGCATAGCGCAGGTCGCAAGACACCTGGTCGCCCCCGGTGCCGTGGTCGGGCTGTCCGGAGGCACCACGACGACAGCGATCGCGGCCGCCCTCGCCGCCAGGGAAGACACCGCTCAGCACGGCCTGACGATCGTCACCAACGCGGTGAACATCGCCGCTCAGCTGGCGACGCGGCCCGATATCAAGGTCGTGGTCACCGGTGGAGTGATCCATTCGCGCAGCTACGAGCTCGTCGGTCCTTTCGTGGAGCAACTGCTCAGCGGCATCCAACTCGATATCGCGTTCATCGGCGTGAACGGAATGGATGCCGGGGCCGGTGCCACCACGCACGATGAGCGTGAGGCGGCCGTGAATCGGATGATGGCGCAGCGCGCGAGGCGAGCGGTGATCGTCGCCGATTCGAGCAAGATCGGCGTCTCCGCCTTCGCATTCGTCGGAGGACCGGAGCTGTTCCCGACGGTGATCACCGACGCGGGCATCACCGAGGCCAATCGCACCGCTCTGGAGTCCGTGGGGCACAGCGTCCTCCTCGCCCGCTGACGCGGTGCACCTGCTGACCCGGCTCGCCTGCTGACCCGGGTACATCTGCAGGGCCGTTGCACGGATGCAGGGGCATCCGGCGGCGTGTCGTCCTGCATCCGTGCGATCTCCCTGCATCTGTACCCGATGTGCCCTTGCGGTCGACCGATCACGCTGTGTTCACCTGACGTTCCATTCCAAGTACGACGGTCTCGTAATTCCTGGACACCTTCGAGAGTTCGAATACAGGTGTTCTCGAAATCCCGTCATCCTTGGAAAGGCCACATCCATGCGTCGCTACACCCTCCCCGCGGTGGGCTTGCTCGGCATCGCTGCTCTCGCTCTCACCGGCTGCCAGACCCCTGCCGCAGACACCGACGCGAACGCCGCGGCAGCTGCGCCTGATGCCCCGATCACGATCGCCACTCTCCCCGCGTCCGACGATCCCACCCAGGTCAACCCGGTCGATGCACTCGCCGAGCTCATCGAGAAGGAAACCGGACGCACCGTCGAGATCACCGACGTGCCCGACTACCTCAGCGTCGTCGAGGCCATTCGCAGCGACCACGTCGACATCGGGATCATGAGCGGTTTCCCCTCGGCACTCGCCGTCAACACCGGCGAGGTCGATGCGCTCCTGGCGTGGAAGGGGTCGGATGAGCCGGTCTCCACCTGCGTCGTGAAGGACGACTCTCCGATCAAGACCGTCGCCGACCTCAAAGGCAAGACGGTCGCCTTCGCCGATCAGGCATCCAGCTCCGGATACTTCATGCCGGTGTACATGCTGCACGAGGCCGGGCTGGAACAGGGCGAGGACTACGAGGGCATCTTCGCCGGCGGCCACGAAGGCAGCTTCGCCGCGTTGCAGCAGGACCAGGTGGATGCCGCATGCACGGCCTTCGTGCTCACCGAGATGGGGGCTCCGATGTTCCCCTTCGCCGATGGTGAGTGGCGGGCAGTGGGCGAGAGCCCCTCGATGGACGTCATGGGAACGGTGCTCGCGCGGCAGTCGCTCGACGACGAGACCCGCACGCTCCTGGAAGAGGCGCTGCCGAAGGTGTTCTCCGAGGAGAACGCGGACGCGCTCGCCGCCTACAGCTCGTTCATCGGTCTTGAGGTCGAGATCGCGCCGGACCCGAGCATCTTCGCGTCCTTCGCTGAGATCGCAGGCGTCGCCGGGGTCGAGCTCAAGGATCTGAAATGAGCAACCAGGTGACACGGGTGACGGATGCCGCGGCATCCGCCACTGCCCAGGCGGCGCCCGTGCGTGCCGGTGCTGGGCAGGCATCCGTCACCGCGACCGATCGCACGACCACGGCCGAGCTGCGGCAGGCGCTCCCACTCGTGACGGTGCGGGATCTCCGCGTCGCGTACGACGACAAGCCGGAGACCAAGCCGGTGCTCGACGGCGTCGATCTCGAACTGTTCCCCGGCGAGATGGTGGCGCTGCTCGGTGCCTCCGGCTCGGGAAAGTCCACGCTGATGAAGAGTCTCACCGGGTTCGCACCGGTCTCCGGTGGTTCGGTGCGCATCGCCGGTCACGACGTCACCAACCTCGCACGGGGTGAGCTGCGCACTCTCCGCTCGGACGTCGGGCAGGTGTTCCAGCAGTTCCAGCTGATCCCACGGTTGAGCGTGCTCACGAATGTGCTCACGGGGGCGCTGCACGGCGCAGGACCGATCAACCTCGTCGGCGGGTTCTCGTCGGCGCACCGTCAGCGCGCGCTGTCGCTGCTGGACCGCGTGGGCATCGCCCACAAGGCCAAGGACCCCGCCCGCTCCCTCAGCGGCGGCCAGCAGCAGCGAGTCGCGATCGCACGGGCGCTGATGCAGCAGCCGCGGGTGATCCTCGCCGATGAGCCGGTGGCGTCGCTGGATCCGAAGCTCGCCGACTCGGTGCTCGGGCTGCTGCGTCGGATCGCGACGGAGGACGGCATCCCGGTGCTCGTCAGTCTGCACGTGCTGCCGCTGGCGCTCGCGCACAGCGACCGGATCGTCGGGCTCCGCCACGGCGAGATGCTCGTCTCGGCGCGCACGACCGACCTCGACGCCGCGAAACTGTCGGTGCTCTACGACGAGGAGGATGACGATGTCGACCACCACGCCTGAATCGCGCACGCCCGAGTCGCACTCGCCGCAGCCGCGCGCGAAGCGCGAGCAGCCGACGCTGTCGACAGCGGACAGGGCGCGACTGGAGCGGGCGTTCTCGATTCCGCGGACCCGTTTCCTGATCGGCATCCCGGTCGCGATCATCGTGCTGTTCTGGTCGGCAGGCGGAGTCGGCTTCGACTTCTTCAAGCTCGGCGAGGGCGCCATCAACATGGGCGAGTTCCTCTCGCGGCTGTTCCCACCGGACTTCTCCAAGCTCGGCACGATCCTCGCCCTGCTGCTGGAGACGCTGCAGATGGCGATCATCGCCACCGTGCTCGGTGCGGTGCTCTCGCTGATCGTGGCCTTCGGCGCGGCATCCAACATCGCGCCGAAGTGGCTGTACTACCCCTCGCGCTGGGTGATGAACATCATCCGCTCGGTGCCCGACCTCGTCTTCGCGCTGATGTTCGTGTCGGCGGTCGGGCTCGGCCCGTTCGCCGGAATCCTGGCGATGACGCTGGGCTCGCTGGGTTCGATCGGCAAGATCTTCGCCGAGGCGATGGAGTCGGTCGATCGCGGCCCGATCACCGCGATGCAGGCGGTCGGTGCATCCAAGCGTCAGGTCATCCAGTACGGGGTGCTTCCGCAGGCGGCCCCTCTGCTCGTGTCGTACACGCTGCTGTTGTTCGAGGGCAACGTGCGCGGCGCCACGATCCTCGGCCTCGTCGGCGCCGGCGGCATCGGTCTCGAACTCACCACAGCGATGCGGATGTACGACTACGGACACCTCAGCGCCATCATCATCTGCATCATCGTGCTCGTCACGGCAATCGATCAGGGCAGCGCCCTCATCAGAAGGAGAATCACATGACCACGGCATCCATGGACACCGCCGCGATCGACATCACCCTGAGCGCACCGGTCAACCTGCGCGATCTCGGCGGAATCCCGATCGACGGAGGGGTGCTGCGCGAAGGCCTGGCGATTCGCACCGACGACCTCGCGTACGTCACCTCGGATGTGGTCGACGAGCTGATCGATGCGGGCCTCACCGCGATCATCGACCTGCGCTCTCCGGCCGAGGTCGCCGCGACAGGGCGCGGCCCTTTCGGGGAACGCGCCCTGGGCTATCACCACCTCCCTCTCATCGCGAACGTCGCGGACTCGATGGCCGAGGGCGCTCCTGATCTCAGCCACGAGGGCATGGGGAGGATGTACGTACGGATGGTCGAGACCGCAGCCCCTCAGCTCGTCACGGCCCTGAACGTCATCGCGTACACCCCGGGGGCGACCGCCTTCCACTGCGCCGCGGGCCGCGATCGCACCGGCGTGCTCGCCGCAATGCTGCTGCTGGTCCTGGGGGCGCACGACGATGACATCGTCGCCGACTACACGCGCACCGGCGAGAACATGGTCGCCATCATGCAGCGCACCGCCCCTGTCATGGGTGCGATGTGGCGAGCGCTCGGCTTCGAGCCCGACGCGCGTCAGGCTTCGACGAAGCTCCTCGAAGGATCGATGGAGGTCTCCATGCGTTCACTGCTGGGCACCTTGCGTGAGCGGCACGGTGATGCCCTCGCACCACTGCGCGCTGCCGGCCTCAGCGATGACACGATCGCCCGACTCAGTGAGCGGGCGCGCTCGTAATGACGGTTGTCGTGGCGGATGCCGGGACCGCGGTGCGCCGTAGGCCCGGCCGTCCGCGGGACGAGGAGATCGACGGTCAGATCATCGCGGCGACGCTGGGGCTGATCGATGCAGAGGAACCGGTGACGGTCACCAGGATCGTGCAGCGCAGCGGTGTGAGCCGCGCTGCGCTGTACCGGCGCTGGCCGTCGTTGACGACACTGATCGCGGCGGCCCTGGATGTGGGACGTTCGATCCCGCCTGCGGTCGACGCGGAGGGCGATCTTCGAACAGCGATCTTCGCATCGATGTTCGGCGCGGCGGGGATGGCGACGACATCCGCCTACTCCGAGGCGCGCTTCCGGCACCGCATCCGCCTCGTGATGGCCGATCGGGCGTTGCAGAAGGCGTACTGGAGATCGCACGTCGCACGTCGCCGCGTTCCGGTGGAGTCCGCGCTGAGCGCAGGCATCGCACGTGGCATCCTGCGTGACGACCTCGACGTCGAGGCGTGCTTCGACGCGATAGCCGGGGTCGTGTACTACCAGCTCGTCGTTCGGGGCGACCGGCTCGAGGACGAGAGCACTCGTGCCAGGGTGAGCGCGGCGATGGACGTCGTGTGGCGCGGGATGCTGGCCTGACGCTCACGGCGCGGCAGGCAGTGGTCAAGGCAATAGCGTAGAGAGGTGATCGCTCTCGCCGTGCTCCTGTTCGTCAACGCCGCCTTCAACGTCATCGTGTGGCCGCGGTTCTACAAGCGGGTCGCGAACGACCCGAGGGCGCGGGACGCCGAGGGCAGGGCCACGACGTTCCTCAAAGTGCACGCGGTGCTGATCGCGCTCGCACTGGTGATCGCGCTCGTGTCCGTGATCGCGGGCATAGCCGCACTCACCGGCGCTCTCTGACCGGACCGGCAGGCGCCGGCCGCTCGTGCTGTGCGACTCACTCGAACTGGCGCGCGTGCGAGGTCCAGCCGGCTTCGGCGGGAAGCGCACGCAGACCGCGATTCGCGACGGCGAGCAGTACCGAGATCGCGCACAGGACGGATGCCGTGATCAGGGTGTTCTCGCGCCCGATCGCAGCGAGACCGAACCCGGCGATCAGCGGAGCGAAGGGCATCGCGCCCATCCCGAGGACTGCAGATGCGCTGTTGGCTCGACCGAGCAGTTCGGTCGGCGTCGCGACCATGAAGTAGCCCATCAGAGCGGCGTTCACGGCGGGGATGAAGAACACCGTGACGCCGAGGACAGCGATCAGTGCGAGCGGCTCGCGTGCGGGGATCATGCTGAACACCCCGGCAGTGGCGACGGCGAGGCCGCCGATGATGACGATGCTCGCGCGGATCCGTGACACCAGGAGGGGCGCGATCAGCGCGCCGATCAGCATCGCGACCCCAGCGCCGGTCGCGAGCAGGCCGATCGTGACCGTTGAGTGGCCCGCCTGCTGCAATGCGTAGATGACGGTCGTCATGGCGGTGCTGAATCCGAGGTTGACGATGGTCGCCACGAACAGCACGCCGCGCAGGTCGGGTCGGGAGATCAGCCAACGGAAGCCCTCCGCGATCTCCCGCAGTGCGTTCGGGCGGGCGATCGCCACTGCGGCGGCCGCGAGCCCGACCTCCGATGCCGCCGGATCTGGTGCTGCAGGACCTGTTGCTGCAGGGGCCGAGCGCCGCAGCATCCATGCCGTCGCCGTTGCGACCACGTGGCACGCCGCCATCGCAGCACCGATCAGCCACGCTCCGGACGCG
The DNA window shown above is from Microbacterium murale and carries:
- a CDS encoding SIS domain-containing protein, with the protein product MANSVPGAYMREELLSQPQTWARAAEMRDEQKVLPAAGARVAVVGCGTSWFIAQSYAALRETAGLGVTDAYAASEAFLDRDYDAVVALTRSGTTSEVLELTEQVKGKVPVIGVIGDPTSPLVDLVDEVVLLPFADEQSVVQTRFATTALTLFRASLGLHDDVARSIADAEAVLATADDSTLTEAEQYTFLGRNWTIGLAHEAALKMRESSQSWTESYPSMDYRHGPIAIAAPGRITWQFGVAPEGLAGQIEATGGRFVQHDVDPLADLVRLHRVALDRAVAKGLNPDLPRNLSRSVILDA
- a CDS encoding class II fructose-bisphosphate aldolase; this translates as MTLVSAADLVREAAARNRGIGAFNVIHLETAEALVAASAQARLPVILQISQNCAKYHGALEPIALATLAVARRAETPVAVHLDHAELPELVDEAIALGFGSAMFDGGALPYDENVALTREVAARAHAAGVYVEGELGEVGGKDGAHAPGVRTDPDEASAFVAETGVDALAVAVGSSHAMTDRSASLDVDLIARLRGALDVPLVLHGSSGVADAVIMDAVHAGMTKINVSTHLNGFFTRAVRQTLDADERLVDSRKYIAPGRAAVVDEAARMLRLFALQGA
- a CDS encoding 1-phosphofructokinase family hexose kinase codes for the protein MIVTVTANPALDLTWEIDRIEIGAAHRADTGAVRAGGKGLNVARVAHAQGYPVRAVTTCGGATGAELRAELEASGVPHLLVPVAAPTRRSVAWVDRALGDTTIVNERGANPSADEWAAFSDVVRAEAAAASVLVISGSFPPGAPPTLLPELITAGAGRPVIVDTSGPALLAAADAGVAVLKPNKAELAEATGLADPIAGARELLRRGAGLVLLSLGADGMYAVTTDRLLRACLPEPLAGNPTGAGDAAVAAAATLLTDGTSDPESILRRATAWSAAAVLMPLAGEIHPTWRDIERALIVDTFPAPTHHLEEPA
- a CDS encoding MurR/RpiR family transcriptional regulator — its product is MNTGNGAIVSRIAERRHAMPVALARIADLVISHPTTPAELTITELAERSGSSPASVTRFCRSLGFDGYTQFRVAIATELGHAAAEHAWLTDIGAEFEPTDSPEKILRTLLNVHVSGLETTREGIDLDAVGRAARAITASTHVDIYGLGGSAGIAQEFQRRMHRIGISAHAWSDVHDGLASAVLQSESSVAIGVSSTGQTNETVQMLAQAGAVGALTVAITHDDESWIADIADVSITTAAPVGYLRPDDMSVKHSQLFVIDLLYLLIAQQMFDPATRRLAATATAVSGHRRPRKLNSRSPEARSELQEEAS
- a CDS encoding ROK family protein, translated to MSAAAIDPPSIGEGAPVLAFDVGGTDIKSAIFDANGIALGLRRTPTPALGDDPAAALIEELARLSDELRAQHPEVAPAALGFVVPGIVDADAGIGVFASNLGWRDAPLRALAAERLQLPIAFDHDVRSASWAEHQLGGARAHDDVVVLIIGTGIAGAILVGGEPYTAGGYAGEIGHSPIADGPVCACGARGCLEAVASAGAIARRYAAETGTTPDGARDVIARAAAGDTVAARIWDDALDALTMSLAQLTAMFAPEAIVIGGGLSRAGGALFDELRRRLAARLSFHRLPELLPAELQGDAGLIGAALRAREST
- a CDS encoding SIS domain-containing protein, yielding MTATPSDLFREANERLTRLTADAEAGSLDPAIELMVGALDAGGVIHAFGTGHSEAFAMEISGRAGGLIPTNHFALRDLVLHGDREIGVLTPALEREPWLVEELMATVPVGENDVFMIASNSGVNGSIVGAALWAKERGHSVIAVTSMEHTMRVEPKHPSGRRLADVADVVIDNLAPYGDTTLEVSGGIGAGAISSITAAYIAQLLTLGVARTIADRGDTPPMYISANIPGGDEHNSVLEDRYRGRIRRGT
- a CDS encoding N-acetylglucosamine kinase — its product is MGHDILMLGVDAGGTSTRAVLTTGEGECIGYGVGGRGNPIAVGPDRAADGVLDAIALALAPSARTLAEVEVVTAAMAGQRAEDGEGGWLADRLAAEGFSGRLTFESDLMATYASGSVEPFGYAIVAGTGASAVRVAGGRIDATADGLGWLLGDRGSGFWIGHRVARAVVRDLDHAGPATVLTRGVLEHLGIVEDATRREGRSRTLEQLVETLYAMRPIELAALAPLAFVAGDPVAESILRRAGEHLADSLAAVLAGPGPLVVGGSVLFRPTPVRDAFLHRLGAAAAGLELIPVIDGAVGAGLLAVRAGGARVSSETFARLSETLSRFR